The genomic DNA GTTTCAGCTAGAGCACTTAAATCTGGTAAAGTTGAGCGCGTATAATTAAGAAAAAAATGCAAATAAAATGAGGACAATAAATACTGTCCTCGAGAAGAAAGCACCTATACCGGTGCTTTTTTATTTATCCTTTTTTTATCGACCCTAGCATTGCGCGAACGATGCCCCCTAGAAACCTTGGTAGCTTAATCGTATAAAATTTCATAGTTTCCCTCCTCAACACAAGTTCCCGTTCTTTTCTTTTTCTTTTTCTTGGATTCATTTTTAATTAACATGAGTCACTATAAGTATATTCATTTCTTTCAAAAGAGTACCTCGTGCTTGAATAAAAAATCTCGTTTTAAAATGTCTTATCAAAATAATATGCCTCTTTAAAATAAATAAGTACCCTATAAAAATAATAAGTTCGTTACTTAATACATAGTTTGTTACACGTTATAATATGACTTTTTTTCATAAAAAAGGATTTAATCTCAAAAGAAAAGCCTTTCCTACCTTGTTATCAGGAATAGGAAAGGCTAATTTTTATCTTAATTTTGAGATTGCTTTTGCTCGATCTTCTTGGTTAAAGACAGCTGAGCCTGCTACTAGAACGTTTGCTCCAGCTTCGATACACAGTTTGGCCGTTTCTTCGTTTACACCACCATCTACTTCAATTTCAATGGGTAGTCCAAGGGTCGAAATCATTTCTGAAAGCTCTTTTATTTTGGGTAAAACTGATGAAATAAACTTTTGGCCACCAAAGCCCGGATTAACTGTCATGAGCAGTACCATATCAAGTTCAGGAAGCACATGTTT from Cytobacillus luteolus includes the following:
- the spoVM gene encoding stage V sporulation protein SpoVM; this translates as MKFYTIKLPRFLGGIVRAMLGSIKKG